GCCTGAATGTGGTGGGCTGTGACCTTGTGGAAGTTTCACCGCAGTATGATCCTTCTGGTaagcaggaagattgcaatcTGTGGGCAGGTAATATTTAAATTACATGAATCCCCTTAGTGAGTAGAAAATGGACAGGTGCCCTTATGGAAGTCAGGGAACCTGCCGAATGTCTGACAGAGAAGCAAATAAGCCTGTTACTGCACACCTTACAAGCACATAAGCCCCTCAGAGGTAGCTGGGTACTATTAGCCTGCCCACCACTTGGTAGAGGACAAAGAAACCAACCTATAGTTTAGTGACAGGGTGGTACAATTCCACCCAGCCTCCTTTAATATTTCACTGAAAAGTGAATCCTCAAGGCATAATCTTTGTATCAAGGGGGGGAGCTTTATATACAAAGCAGATGCCACCCCAATAGTTTTAGTTTAGAGACGCTGACTGTTAACATCTATTAGCGTGAGAGGCAGACAGTAAACACAGAACATTATAGGTTTCCCTTTGGGAAAAAAATACTAAGTGTAAACAAAAAGGCGTCTGaatttttaagtagtttttcCAAATGACGCTTGACAGAGGCATTCTGCTCAGAGTGCTCACTTGAGGGAGGGCGCCCAGAGAGCTGGGAAGCCAGGGTTCTGGCacagcagagagcaggaggctgAGTCTGGAGGGGCTGGGCCTCACATTTCGTTTTATTCCTTCCTTGGCAGGAAACACAGCACTCCTGGCGGCTAACCTGCTGTTTGAGATGCTGTGTGTTCTCCCCAAAGTGACAACTGCCTGAGTCTGTGCTCTTCGAGACAAAACAGACTGCATTGCTGATAAATTCCCAAGAATTTATGAGCAGGAAGTCTTGAGTACTGAAGAGTTTAAAAGTGTCACAGGTGACTGTAAAATGAGGAATTCAGAACTCTAACCCAAACATCTCTAGGAGTCTGAACTAACTTAAACAAAATGAAGCACTTATactgctttggtttttttctttttctttttctatgataAAAGGTGGTAGAGCATAAGAGGAAAGGGATGGAAAATTTCATTCTAGGGAACCTAAAATTGgagttaattaaatttaaaaacccgTGAAGTAATACTATACAAACATCCCATATTTCTATAGCATCTTCCTTTAAAATACAGCTTCTGCTCTGAGGAGTGGTTTTAGGACCACTGTGAACAGAAATAAgaagtggaaaataaaataaaaacaaaacaaaaaaaagtgtgaaagaaAATAGCACACAGATCCTTGTAAGGGAACTTTCTGCTTAGAAGCCCGGGTGGGGGGCACAAAAGGTCTATGCCAGACGCCAGACATCAGGTGAGCCCTTTAAGAAACTTCTAACCCATGCCCTACAAGACCCAGATTTGCATCATGGCCTCTAAGTGACACCCTGGTCACTGTCAACAGCACTTCCCACAATCTGCTGTGCTGCTGTAATTTTGTTGATAGCATGTCTGATAAAATCACTCTTGCAATGCAAGAGCTGCCCCACAGTCATCACacattaaaatagtttatttGTTTCCAGTCTGtaatattcttaaaataacaTTAGCTTCAGTGCTTGTTcacaatacaaaaaacaaaacaaaaaaaacccctaaaacataaaaaagacacGATTTGCCAAATAAAGTTACTCCTAAGAGTATCAAAAGTGCAAAATATTTACCTTCTTTTCTGATCTGTCTCTCAAGTATAGTCATCTTTCCTAAGGAACAGAACACATTCAGCAGCTGCCACTCTACACTTGTTTTCAAGGGATGTCAGATATTTGGATGTGAACTTGGACGTGAACAGTTCATCTGTAAACATGTTCTgcatcagttttttgttttttttttccagtgctgaggatcaaacccagggccaagGGTGTGCTAGGCAAGTAGGCTGTCATTGTGCTACAGGGCCAGCACCTGCATCAGCTTTTACagaattctactttatttttcaatgCTGTGGATGGATCCCAGAGCCTCACAGCCCAgaattctattttgaaaaaaagggTTGACTTGCAATCCTTATttccaaacaaagcaaaacacttAAAGCCTAGTCGGATCCTATTTCTTTTTACAGCAGGGGAACACTTAGGTACTGAGGCAGCTGCAGATTGGTTAGGGTGGTAATAAGAGGCTACAGTACGGAGAGGCTACAATGAGGAGGCCAAGCCATCTGAAAACTGTGACCAAGTTCTACTGGGCAGTGGGTGCCAGCAGGGAGACCAGGGAGACTTCCAGAAGGTAGGACAGTCCTGCTCACTGAAATGTTGCTCAGTGGGGCTGACAATCTCTGGGTTACACAAACTGCAACCAATACCTGAGTGAGCAATAAAAGGTTTTTTTGACACGGGTATGTATTCTACAAAGACTTGCTTTAGGTTACTTTTTACTCTATTAAATATGGTGCATAGTCTTAAATCTAGCAGAAACAACtacttttttggtgggattggtgtttgaactcagggcttcacacttgcaaagcaggcgtgctaccacttgagcaacactgcCAGTCcatctgctctggttattttagaggtgggagcctcccaagtagctaggattacaggcatgagccactggcacccagcaacaCCCACTTCTTCAAATCAGTATTTGAAGACTAGGGAGTTAGAAACTGAAATTGGGACCTGTGTGATTGATTACATACATCAGAATGAGAAATGGTGGTGTGGCTGAGCACACAATGGCTTGTATGTTTGACACAAAAGGGAAGAAATTCATGGACACGAGTCTCAGAAGGAAAGGCCTACATCTGCCAAAGGTGAAGCGGTGGtccctcctgtaatcccagcacttggaagaccgGGCAGGAGGATCAACTATATAGCCAGACCCTGACTAAAAACGCCCCCCACTTAAAAAAGGTTCCCTAGGGTCCTCTGTGGGGACATGTCTACCAGTCCACAGTCCCCAGTTTTGCAGTTTTTGGACTGAAACACTTGCCAGGAATATTGACAACTCCATTACCACTTCCTCTCCTAGTGCAAATGGAGGGTTCAGTAGTCTGAAGGTGCGTTTTGTCTTTCTgatacaaattgaaaaaaataaataaatagaaaacaaagaacataccTGGGTAGTTTTTGGTTTTCAGACATGAAAAATCAGGAAAGTCATTAGtaacagattaaaaataaaaacctattgTCTGAACCAAAATACTACTCCTAAGAGTAACCTGGCCACTAAAaaatccagaatttttttttttttttgtggtgttgggagatggaacccaggaccttgtacatgctagacaaatgctctatcactaagctgTAGACTTCAGAAAACAATTTTGAGGACTGGGGGACCAAGGAGTCAATTCCTTCACTGTTTCCACCTGGCCGGGTGACATGAGATGTAGCATCTAGCCAGCGCCCATTTCCAGAGGCCTGGATGGAAGAATGGAGCCTGgcagtgatttatttattttttaattaaagctAAAGACTCTATGAAAACTACAGGAATTCCTGGGTTCAGATAATCTATCACTTACCACTGTAGCGCAATGTTTAAATTACTAGGATCCAGTGGCTTGCCTGAAAGCAATTATGATTAGAGAAATACTAACTTAGTAAATGTCCCATCCCTGATTTTTGCCCTTCACTTCGCAAAAGGCATTTGCTTTGACAGTAAAACAAGACCACTCTTGGAAGTTGTCCAAACTCCACTGGTGGTTTGGCCCTAAAAACAAAAGGTATGCCCTCTAACGAGCTGGTAAGACCGGCCCAGAGCCCATGGTACATGGAGCACAGTGGGCTGGAAGCTGATGATTGGTCTAACCCTGACACCAGAGAAGCAGTGCTAAGGGAGGAGGGAACAGACAAAGCTGAGACACACACAGGCCAGAAGTGGAAAATGAGCCATGTGCAAAATGGGAGTCTAGAACAAGTCTCAGCTTGTTACAAAAGATGACTTAAGGATACAGCACTTTTGGAGTAACAATGTTCAAAATGCAATTGTTAAGAGAGCTCATGTTCCTTGATACAAAGACACATCCGGCATTTTACTAGAGACACCAAGGGAGTGAAGAGGTTCCTCCACCTGGCTCATGGCAGGCAGGATAATCTGTCTTCAGTTTAACATCTACTGGCTTTATAGCAGCTTATCTACGTTCAGAGAACAAGATCACAAGTTATGGCTCCTAATATCCATATCCTAAAATTGACAGAGGCACAAAGGCATCTGCAAACATACAGGTCAACGGCTCAAGGTCGTTACAGTGCTTCTTGCGGGCAGGCCTGTCCCCCAGCCACAGTGGTGTGTGGGCAGCAGGAGGAGGCTGCAAAACATCCCAGAGCTGCAGCACTACAGAAGCTGCCCAGCCCTCCCTTCCCCGCATGGGAGGAACCCCAAACTCATCTATAGAGTGCCCCCTCTTGCTCCTTTTCTTTCAAATCCATGGCTGGCAAACTATTGTGAAGGATACCCCCAAAATATACTTCTCACTGCTTGCTCCCAGAACAACCATCGCAGGTAAGATTGCTTGGTCTTTTTCAAGATGCAGGCCTAGAGGCTTGGTGGGCCGTTCTGTGTCGAAAGCATGTGCCTTGGCAGGAGCACATCAGGGGTGGGGCCGGGCCCGAGGGCGGGAGTGCAGGGCAACAGGTGAACGAACGGATCTGCATGATGGTCATGAGGTTCCATCCAGGTACCACTCAGTGTCAAGCCCTAAGATTTCTCCAACATACAGGACAGGGAAGGTGGTGTGAGCACGTGACAGGGACAGCAAAGAAGAGGGATGACAGTCTATTTTAAATATGCAGCATTCAAATGAGGATGAGAAAacccaaaggaaaatattttgatcTAGGGAATTCAAACCTGTGGTATGTTTCACTCCTAGGTAAGAACAGGATAAAGGGAAAAATCTTCTAGGCATTGTTCTAGAAGAATGATCTAAAATCTACACTCTGTTTGGTGTGATAGTTTGAGTACTGAAAAATCCCTGTTTCTGGGGCATGTTAAAAACCTGAAGAGTTCACATCTCTCTTTGAAACTGACTCAGTCTAGCTCAGGCCATGATGGGATGTAGAACCTCTGTAAGGAGCCTTCCAAAAGGCGCTCCATCCACAAGGACAACTTGCTCAACTTTTCCTTGATGGGCTTGGATCCAAGGCTACAGGAAGACTTCCCCCGAGACTCGCCCAGGTGCAGGGAAGAGTCCAGGTCACCGCATGACCCCAtggcctcctcctcttccactaTTTTTTGGGGCTTGAAAAGGCAGAAGTATTTCTTATGGCCATTCAGAGCCAGTACATAACCAGTGTAGTCCCGTTCCATGAAATGCTTATCGTACTGGTTTGGGACTGGGGCTGCATCTTGAGCAAATTCTAGTAAATATTCCAGCCACTCTCTGTGTTTGTCCACACTCAGGAAGGAGAAGTGTAGGCAGCTGCTCCTGCAGGAAGAACAGAAGAGGGGTTCAGGATATTTCTGATGTGTCTTAAGCATAGGGAGCGTAAATACTACAGACAGACTTGAAATTATAGGAAAAGGCTGTCAGTTGGGGCCTGAACACATAAAAAAGGAAGGGTTTCTGTGGGAGTGGGAGAACCTCTGTGACAGCCACATCACCTCCCTCACCCATCCCACCCCTTGCTGGTAGAACCTCTTCATGCTCAGTGACTTTCTTTGGAAAGGGCACAAGGGCTGGAGAGCAGGCAGTCTTCTGCACGGGCTCAGGGAGGGCACACTGAGTTCAAGCTCTTTTGCTCAGAACCAACAAACATCAAAGTCAAAGGGGGAAAAGAGGTTCCCCACGATGGCTTAAATGTTGGCACTGGGAAGGACACAGTCAATATCTTGCTGCatgcatactcacacacacaagcatgtgtacacacacacacacacacacgcaggcaTACACTCTCACCCAGTGAATGAGTAGACCTCTAAAGCAAATCTCTGCAGCAGGCTGGTCTTGGTGCAGCTGGACAGGATGAGGACCACATTCATGTGGCCTGGTCTCAGGCGTACCAAGTTGCTGGTGTATGTCACATCTGTGAGTTCAGTTACCTCCACAAAGCCTTTTTTAGGAACTTTGCTGTGGAGAAATATGGAGGAGTTAAGGTTTTATCAGGATGGCAACACCATCACTTTAAAAGAAGCAAGTGGAGTAAAATGGATTATCTGTTTAACCCTGACCCTAATGCTCTGGCAGGACAGAATGGCCTGACTCAAGTGGGTGACCCTGGTGTGCaacagccctctgacaccactTTCCAGCTGCTGCAGAAGCTGCTCGAGGATAGAGTGAGGAGGAATGGCACtcagtctgttttctttgtttcagagaCTTGGTTCCTTTGCTGGTGGCTGTGTGCTCTCAACTGGCCAGTTCATTAATATAGTTATTGGCTAGGAGGCCATGCAGGCTCATCTACCACCTTCCTGAGGTGTTTTTCTACTCCCTGCCTCATTAGTAAATAtgatattgagaaactgaagtcctAATACATGAAAGTCTTAGTGGCCACCAATCAGCAGGGACTTTTTCTCACACAGGTTGAGTCTCTCTTATCTGAAATGCCCAGGACCAGAAGTTTTGGATATTTTTCCATatcttggaatatttgcatacatgGGTGGCACCAAGGGGCCAAATCTAAACACTGAGTTCATTTGTGTTTCATGGATACCTTGGCCTGAGGTGATTTCACTCAGTATTTTCAGTGCATCTGTGTTGGGACTGTGACCTGTTACGTGAGGTCAGGTACAGAATAGATGTTGTGTTGGTGataatttcagatttcagagttttGAGTTAGGGATGCTCAAAGTGTACTCAGCTCTCCCACACAGGATGGTGAGGTAGAGTCCTCTGTACCGTTTGTTCCTCCCACCCTACTCTGTCAAGCTGTGTGCTCTGTGTCAGGTGCTGAGGGCAGGAGAGTGTAGTGTATGTGTGAAAAAAACCTGCTGTTTGCTTTGGTGAAGCTTGGCTCCATCTTCCCAGCCTTCTCAGGAACTTCCTCTTTATCTGGAGGGTGTGACTCTCGCTCCTCATTCGAGtcactgaaaaatgaaaaaaggttttttaaaacGAAGAGTATGCATActggatggaggcatggctcaaatgactGAGCCCCTATTTGCAAGcatcaagtcctgagttcaaaaccccagtcccaccaaaaaaccccacaaaacccaaaacaaacagcaaaaaaaccaaaaacaaacaagcaaatccccCAAAACCAAAATATGAAGGAGCATGATGGTCTGGGGCTCCACTGAACAGCCGTGGCACTCACCTGAAGGCCTGGACGATGACAGTGCCAAAGAGGATGAAGAGGGCTGAGAAGATGAGGGAGAGCAGGGGCGTCATCTCCCGCCTGAAACCAAGCACACAACGGCGTCAGTGCTGGGATTTAGCGTCTACTTTCCAGCTCGACAGAAAAAATCCCAAACCAAGCACTTCCACACCAGTCAATATGGCCACATAAATAGGCTGCTtttggggtggtggggggagagggtggagatTGCCTCTTCAGTGTCCTAATCCACAGAGATCTTATTCTTGAAGTCTGactcttttttgtagtactggggcttggactcagggcctacaccttgagccactccaccagtccttttttgtgatgggtttttttaagatagagtctctcaaattatgtctgtgctggcttcaaactgtgatcctcctgatctctgcctcctgagcggctgggattgcaggagtgagccaccagcacctggctgaagaAGGAAATGATGAAAGATTACAAAGGATTTCAGTTGCGCATGGAAGAGCTTTCTGGTGCTGAGGTGTCAGTGACTGAAGTTTGTGCAATGATCTCAgctttatcattgtttttttttcagtactgaggtctgaactcagggcctcatgcttgctgggcttATTGATTCTTTTTTGCCAGAATAGTCCGGATATGGCCCAGAGAGTAGAGCAGAAGTAGGGAGGGGGAAATTGagctttcaagattttctctaggactgttttcttttgacatagggtctctatGTAGCCCATGATAGCCtcactcctcctgccttagcctcttgagtgctaggattatggtGTGTACTGCCACACTCACCTCAGGACTGGTGTTCTAAAACTTTGTTCACCCACAAACACCCACCAAGGGCCTGCCATTTTCTCAGCTACAAGCACAAAACAGGAGGAAATAGTCCTATTGGGGCTCAGAGTGGACTTCACTCCTTTGATTAATTCACTGCCTCATTCTACACACTGGGCTAAATGTGTGCCAGGTCCTGTGATGAGCACCAGAGGACAGTCCCAACTGTGTTGCCCTAAAGGTTGGCTGGTGGAATCCTTTCTCAACCAGCAGAAAGGGGTCAGTCACCAAATATAAAAAAGttactaaaggaaagaaaaaggggaaacagTTGTTGGAAATGTGTGAATATCCCCCACTTGGGGGATCAAGTATGCACTGAAATCCAAGGAGGATGGGctctttccaaaagaaaaattgtgaggctgtactgacacaaaaatagaAGTCCTTCCTGGCAGTATTCCTACCAATTACTGTGAAACATGCCATCCCAGATGTCTGCGAGGTAGTCAGAAGCAGAATAGAGCCACCGGAGGAAAAAAACCTATTGGGAGAGGAAATGGACAGTGGTTAGTACTTTTCCCCCACAGAAAGCTGGTGGTGGAACCTCTGCTCTTAGCTGAAATCAGGTGCCGGCCCTGTGAGCCTGTGAGCCTGTGAGCTCTCCCTGTAACCCTCCCCCCAGACCATGATACTCACAGGGGCAAGTTCATCAATCAGATCAGGAAGCACAGCCTCAGAGGACAGAAGAGCTGGATCTTTCCGAAGCTGGTCAAGATAACCCAAAAGGACAAATTTGTCACTCTCACTCCCAGTCCATGGATCTTCCAGGGTTTTATACACCACTCTTCCTGCTGTATTGCGTCTTTCCAAGATAGATAcctgggaggaaaagagaaaaaaaaattagaagtctCAAAGGCAGTCAGGCACCATGgttgcatacttgtaatccccaCGCTGGAGTTGGAGGTAAGAAGAtcctgagctcaaggccagccgggACTGCACAGTAAGATACATGCTAGCCTGGAGTGTATGGGGGAATCTTGTctcataaagacaaaaaaactcaaaaacccacaaaaacaaaaataaaatagaggtgTCCAAAGCAAGGTTAAGTTATAGTTGTTTAGTTTTGTCAGGGAGAATGGATGAAAGGGTCTCATAACGTCAGCAATAAATTCAAACACACATATAAAGGactaaaatatttgcaagagatTGAAATCTTTCTGATAGAaggaactattattattattattattattgagacGGGGGGAGGGGTCTCattatgctgcccaggctggcctttaactctttagctcaagggatcctcctggccaggcaccggtggctcacgcctgtaatcccagctactcaggaggcagagataaggaggactgcagtttgaagccagtccggacaaatagttcaagagactctatcttgaaaaaccctatcacaaaaaattgggctggtggagtggctcaaggtgaaggccctgagttcaaatcccagtattgcaaaaaaaaaaaagagaaagctccTTCTACCTTAGCCTTCCCAGAGCAATTATTTTTATGGTGATTTTCCCAAGCTTTTGCTAAAagttaaagttcttttttttttccaatagacTTTCTTCTATAACCTCTGGCTTGGtcacttaatattttaataaaggaaaCCTTTCTTTTGTAGAAAGATTTTTCCATGATAACCAAAACAATGATAAAGGCAGAGAAttcttttctgcagtgctgggtatggcccagggcctcatgaatgctggtTAAGTGCTTTTCCATTGACGACACCCTGAGCCCCAAGAGGAGAAGAATCTCGTGCTTCTGGAGGGAGCAATgacaaag
The sequence above is a segment of the Castor canadensis chromosome 7, mCasCan1.hap1v2, whole genome shotgun sequence genome. Coding sequences within it:
- the Dnajc16 gene encoding dnaJ homolog subfamily C member 16 isoform X3 codes for the protein MVPLLYKLTAFAYKDYLSFGYVYVGLRGAEEMTRQYNINVYAPTILIFKEHINKPADMIQARGLKKQVIDDFITQNKYLLAARLTSQKLFHELCPVKRSHRQRKYCVVLLTAEASKLSKPFEAFLSFALANTQDTVRFVHVYSGRQQEFTSTLLPDSEALQGQSAVSILERRNTAGRVVYKTLEDPWTGSESDKFVLLGYLDQLRKDPALLSSEAVLPDLIDELAPVFFLRWLYSASDYLADIWDGMFHSNWREMTPLLSLIFSALFILFGTVIVQAFSDSNEERESHPPDKEEVPEKAGKMEPSFTKANSSKVPKKGFVEVTELTDVTYTSNLVRLRPGHMNVVLILSSCTKTSLLQRFALEVYSFTGSSCLHFSFLSVDKHREWLEYLLEFAQDAAPVPNQYDKHFMERDYTGYVLALNGHKKYFCLFKPQKIVEEEEAMGSCGDLDSSLHLGESRGKSSCSLGSKPIKEKLSKLSLWMERLLEGSLQRFYIPSWPELD
- the Dnajc16 gene encoding dnaJ homolog subfamily C member 16 isoform X4, with protein sequence MKWFPIASGNPTSSRSPQTGASAASTSSLSGKKLFRNWKDWVTNKNYVRFLSGWQQENKPHVLLFDQGPMVPLLYKLTAFAYKDYLSFGYVYVGLRGAEEMTRQYNINVYAPTILIFKEHINKPADMIQARGLKKQVIDDFITQNKYLLAARLTSQKLFHELCPVKRSHRQRKYCVVLLTAEASKLSKPFEAFLSFALANTQDTVRFVHVYSGRQQEFTSTLLPDSEALQGQSAVSILERRNTAGRVVYKTLEDPWTGSESDKFVLLGYLDQLRKDPALLSSEAVLPDLIDELAPVFFLRWLYSASDYLADIWDGMFHSNWREMTPLLSLIFSALFILFGTVIVQAFSDSNEERESHPPDKEEVPEKAGKMEPSFTKANSSKVPKKGFVEVTELTDVTYTSNLVRLRPGHMNVVLILSSCTKTSLLQRFALEVYSFTGSSCLHFSFLSVDKHREWLEYLLEFAQDAAPVPNQYDKHFMERDYTGYVLALNGHKKYFCLFKPQKIVEEEEAMGSCGDLDSSLHLGESRGKSSCSLGSKPIKEKLSKLSLWMERLLEGSLQRFYIPSWPELD